In Limibacillus sp., the following proteins share a genomic window:
- a CDS encoding glutathione peroxidase: MRRILTAVLALLMMGGLTMNEAAATSAHDFSFTAIEGGDLPMKSYAGKPVLLVNVASECGFTPQYENLQAVWEQYRDKGLIVLGVPSNDFGGQEPGSEQEILQFCEVRFGVNFPMTGKEHVVGAKAHPLYRWISQTLGEAGEPRWNFHK; this comes from the coding sequence ATGCGCCGCATCCTAACGGCGGTTTTGGCCCTGTTGATGATGGGAGGGCTCACGATGAACGAGGCAGCAGCCACTTCGGCTCACGATTTCAGCTTCACCGCCATCGAGGGCGGCGACCTGCCCATGAAGTCCTACGCGGGCAAGCCCGTGCTTCTGGTGAACGTCGCCTCGGAGTGCGGCTTCACGCCCCAGTACGAGAACCTCCAGGCGGTCTGGGAGCAGTACCGCGACAAGGGCCTGATCGTCCTCGGCGTGCCCTCCAACGACTTCGGCGGGCAGGAACCCGGCAGCGAGCAGGAGATCCTTCAATTCTGCGAGGTGCGCTTCGGCGTCAACTTCCCCATGACCGGCAAGGAGCATGTGGTGGGCGCAAAAGCGCACCCTCTCTACCGCTGGATTTCTCAGACGCTGGGCGAGGCTGGGGAGCCGCGCTGGAACTTCCACAAGTA